The following proteins come from a genomic window of Athalia rosae chromosome 1, iyAthRosa1.1, whole genome shotgun sequence:
- the LOC105688141 gene encoding neprilysin-1 isoform X5: MALAVIVAILMIVVIVLAVLYSKPGPRYKVCGTEQCIRIVFFFNKFIAASLKQSMNLSANPCEDFYEYACGRWSREHPTPDSSSTHSWFSERMTRVSRTIRDLLRRNSTLDTPWAVMEAKNLYTSCVDVATLNDLGLLPLQRLLEHLDLPEIPAIFSGTTGNYMGQLARVKRTLGKDIFFGLDIFPDPKNKTRNIMMLGAPSTTSPLPSDKELDKRVHRARMQTLSLEEDTEDEDESDGLASVEQLYMMDVIREVISNGTAKMCNSNRTGSPNDTEISRVARQIYRMSGKIYFLVHGDTNDTAEEDIEDEDYMYIDDLQDITDEYVKNVNVSLKPRKIWRPFIEEVLSDLVDLDLSKKDKVLVEDLDYLKEVAVLMSAADDEILEATVWWTVLDVVVPHSSENLRRAWAMYLHSVTNIEVLESRSLHCANIVNELMGMAVAWLFVDPKFHSKIGPYVVEMLEDIREAFAALVMRADWMDRETKMSTLEKGKKMTSAIGYPRWLFEKGELDEYYEGINMSADAFLDNMLQMVEVRSLYELKSLHDVNPANQIFWATDPTDVNAFHTFQANQITVPVGILQFPFYELGLESLNYGAIGTVLGHELTHGFDNSGRQFDSTGNLRQWWSNETIDEYTEKTQCFVDHYGTYYEEKVDRYVDGELTLGENIADNGGLREAVWAYRRWKSRHGAEESLPGFDHLSSEQLLFLAFGHIWCESYSTSSLKWMLMDSHCPGHVRLTASLRNSHEFSEAWKCPVGSNMNPEKKCQIW; the protein is encoded by the exons ATGGCTCTAGCAGTTATTGTCGCAATCCTTATGATAGTCGTCATAGTTTTGGCGGTGCTTT ACTCCAAGCCTGGGCCGCGCTACAAGGTCTGCGGTACAGAGCAGTGTATTCGAATAG ttttttttttcaataaatttatagCCGCGAGCTTAAAACAGTCTATGAACTTATCAGCTAACCCTTGTGAGGATTTTTACGA ATACGCTTGCGGGAGGTGGTCTAGAGAACATCCGACTCCGGACTCCAGTTCGACGCACTCGTGGTTCAGCGAAAGGATGACTCGAGTATCGCGAACTATTCGCGATCTTTTGAGAAGAAATTCTACTCTTGATACACCTTGGGCGGTGATGGAAGCTAAAAATCTTTACACCAGCTGCGTTGACGTCG CGACTCTGAACGACCTTGGTCTTTTACCGCTGCAGCGTCTATTGGAACACCTTGACCTGCCTGAGATTCCCGCTATATTCTCAGGGACAACGGGTAACTACATGGGGCAACTCGCTAGGGTAAAAAGAACTCTGGGTAAAGATATATTCTTTGGATTGGACATTTTTCCTgatccaaaaaataaaacgaggaaCATTATGATGCTTGGAGCGCCGTCGACAACCAGCCCCCTGCCGAG CGACAAAGAGTTGGACAAACGGGTGCATCGTGCCAGAATGCAGACGCTGAGTTTGGAAGAAGACACGGAGGATGAGGACGAAAGCGATGGGCTAGCTTCTGTTGAGCAACTTTACATGATGGACGTGATCAGGGAAGTTATTAGCAACGGTACAGCAAAAATGTGCAACTCCAACCGTACCGGGTCCCCAAATGATACCGAAATATCTCGTGTTGCACGACAGATCTACCGGATGAGCGGAAAGATATATTTT TTGGTTCATGGCGATACGAATGATACGGCCGAGGAAGACATCGAAGACGAAGATTACATGTACATCGACGATCTGCAAGATATCACAGACGAGTACGTGAAAAATGTCAACGTCAGTCTAAAGCCAAGAAAAATCTGGCGACCGTTTATAGAGGAAGTTTTGAGTGATCTTGTTGATCTAGATTTGTCAAAGAAGGATAAGGTGTTGGTGGAAGATTTGGATTACTTGAAGGAAGTGGCTGTTCTCATGTCGGCTGCTGATGACGAGATTCTGG AAGCGACCGTCTGGTGGACAGTGCTGGACGTAGTGGTTCCTCATTCGTCAGAAAATTTGAGACGCGCTTGGGCGATGTACTTGCATAGCGTTACGAACATCGAAGTTTTGGAGTCTCGATCCTTGCACTGTGCTAATATCGTTAATGAGTTGATGG GCATGGCGGTTGCCTGGCTTTTTGTGGATCCAAAATTTCACTCAAAAATTGGCCCCTACGTTGTTGAAATGCTCGAAGATATCAGAGAAGCATTCGCAGCACTCGTAATGCGGGCAGACTGGATGGacagagaaacgaaaatgtCAACACttgagaaagggaaaaaaatgacatcagcGATCGGCTATCCTCGTTGGCTCTTCGAGAAAGGAGAGTTAGACGAATATTATGAAGGG ATAAATATGTCAGCGGACGCCTTTTTGGATAACATGTTGCAGATGGTAGAAGTGAGAAGCTTATATGAATTGAAAAGTCTTCACGATGTAAATCCCGCGAACCAAATTTT CTGGGCTACCGATCCTACCGATGTCAACGCCTTCCATACCTTCCAAGCTAATCAGATAA CTGTACCAGTTGGCATATTGCAGTTTCCTTTCTACGAACTGGGCTTAGA ATCCCTAAACTACGGTGCAATTGGTACGGTGCTCGGGCACGAATTGACCCACGGTTTCGATAACAGTGGAAGACAATTCGATAGCACTGGCAATCTTAGACAATGGTGGTCCAACGAAACCATCGACGAATACACGGAGAAGACACAGTGCTTCGTCGATCACTACGGCACTTACTACGAAGAGAAG GTTGACCGATACGTCGACGGTGAGTTGACTCTGGGTGAAAATATTGCCGACAATGGGGGATTGCGAGAAGCGGTATGGGCGTACAGAAGATGGAAATCACGGCACGGTGCGGAGGAATCGCTTCCGGGTTTCGATCACTTGTCGTCCGAGCAGCTCTTGTTTCTCGCTTTCGGTCAC ATTTGGTGTGAGTCGTACTCAACCTCGTCTTTGAAATGGATGTTGATGGACAGTCATTGCCCCGGACATGTGAGACTGACCGCATCGTTAAGAAATTCCCATGAGTTCAGCGAGGCTTGGAAATGTCCTGTTGGTTCTAACATGAATCCTGAGAAGAAGTGTCAAATATGGTAG